The Rhinoderma darwinii isolate aRhiDar2 chromosome 11, aRhiDar2.hap1, whole genome shotgun sequence genome window below encodes:
- the LOC142663499 gene encoding uncharacterized protein LOC142663499 isoform X1: MDEEKHHMTKKILNLTLEILYLLTAEDYTVVTSGDRVTPGSRPHESGGRSETQTPITEPPLHSLIHERNNEKILDLTHKIIELLTGEVPIRCQDVAVYFSMEEWEYIEDHKDLYKEVTMEDHRDRTPPCKRDLYKEAMMEDHRDRTPPGKGDLYKEAMMEDHQNRTSPGKRRLSLMVRKRSLEGQSLRVFLIGGSSSRSPPENCPRPPYSQNYPEEDHGELQDDQDEDLIHIKVEVTEEDEIDMMADEFKEEEVNVDSSPGLPCATDTSNEHLILPSNCKRTVNDFTQDYFSPDVSSILPNNDLLFNPSYDEEHSLDTSADHRDGKLYPCSDCGKYFKNRANLLRHLRIHTGEKPFPCSECGKCFTQKSGFIQHMRIHTGEKPFSCPECGKRFRLKSTLAQHQKIHTGEKPFSCLECEKWFARKSELFRHEKTYHTGSKLFLCSKCGESFAKKSDFIQHQSIHTGEKCYSCSECDKCFTRRSNLVKHQRVHTGEKPFLCSECGKSFAKKCKLDKHLKIHAGEKPFSCPECGKCFMLKFNLVTHQKIHTGEKPFSCPECGKSFSRKANLVEHQRIHMGVKRFSCSVCGKRFSHKTAVVQHERSHVGEKPFSCSECGKCFTRKASLVEHCSIHTGEKPFSCSMCGKRFSHKSVLVQHERSHMGEKPFSCPQCEKCYTRKAYLVDHQKVCKLEKPSM, encoded by the exons ATGGACGAGGAGAAACATCACATGACCAAGAAGATACTGAACCTCACCCTGGAGATCCTGTACCTGCTGACcgcagag GATTACACAGTAGTGACATCTGGTGACCGTGTGACCCCCGGCAGCCGTCCCCATGAGTCCGGAGGACGGAGCGAGACCCAGACCCCCATCACGGAGCCTCCACTTCACTCACTGATCCATGAGAGGAACAACGAGAAGATCCTGGACCTCACCCACAAGATCatcgagctgctgactggagag gttcctataagatgtcaggatgtcgccgtctatttctccatggaggagtgggagtatatagaagaccacaaggatctgtacaaggaggtcacgatggaggaccaccgggacCGCACACCACCGTGTAAGAGGGATTTGTACAAGGAggccatgatggaggaccaccgggacCGCACACCTCCGGGTAagggggatctgtacaaggaggccatgatggaggaccaccagaaccgcacatcaccgggtaagaggagacTTTCATTGATGGTGAGGAAGAGAAGTTTGGAGGGTCAGTCACTGCGTGTGTTTCTTATAGGTGGATCCAGTAGTAGAAGTCCACCAGAGAATTGTCCCCGTCCTCCATATTCCCAGAATTATCCAGAGGAAGATCATGGTGAGCTTCAGGATGATCAG gatgaAGATCTGATTCATATTAAAGTTGAGGTTACAGAGGAAGATGAGATTGATATGATGGCTGATGAATTTAAAGAGGAGGAAGTCAATGTAGATAGCAGCCCAG GTTTACCGTGCGCTACAGATACCTCAAATGAACATCTGATTTTACCTTCAAATTGTAAAAGAACAGTTAACGATTTTACACAAGATTATTTTAGTCCAGATGTATCCTCAATCCTTCCCAATAACGATCTACTATTTAATCCCTCATATGATGAAGAACATTCCCTGGATACGAGTGCAGATCACAGGGATGGGAAATTATACCCTTGTTCCGATTGTGGAAAGTACTTCAAAAATAGAGCAAATCTTCTTCGACATCTGAGAATTCACACGGGGGAGAAGCCATTTCCATGttctgaatgtgggaaatgttttacccagaaaagtggttttattcaacaTATGAGAATTCACacgggggagaagccattttcgtGTCCTGAATGTGGGAAACGCTTTAGGCTGAAGTCGACTCTTGCTCAACATCAGAAAATTCACACGGGGGAAAAGCCGTTTTCATGTTTAGAGTGTGAAAAATGGTTTGCCAGAAAATCTGAACTTTTTAGACACGAGAAAACTTATCATACAGGCAGTAAGCTGTTTCTTTGCAGCAAGTGCGGGGAAAGTTTCGCAAAGAAATCAGATTTTATTCAACATCAAAGTATTCATACAGGAGAGAAGTGTTATTCATGTTCTGAGTGTGACAAATGCTTTACAAGAAGGTCTAACCTCGTGAAACATCAGAGAGTTCATACGGGTGAGAAGCCATTTTTGTGTTCCGAGTGCGGGAAAAGTTTTGCAAAAAAGTGTAAACTTGATAAACACCTAAAAATTCATGCTGGGGAGAAACCATTCTCATGTCCTGAATGCGGGAAATGCTTCATGTTAAAGTTTAACCTGGTTACACATCAGAAAATTCACAccggggagaagccattttcctGTCCGGAGTGTGGGAAAAGTTTCTCACGTAAAGCTAACCTTGTTGAACATCAGAGAATCCACATGGGGGTGAAGAGGTTTTCTTGCTCCGTGTGTGGAAAacggttttcccacaaaacagcTGTTGTCCAACACGAGAGAAGTCATGTAGGAGAAAAACCATTTTCTTGCTCCgagtgtgggaaatgttttacgcgGAAAGCCAGTCTGGTTGAACATTGCAGTATTCACACGGGGGAGAAGCCGTTTTCATGCTCCATGTGTGGAAAACGGTTTTCACACAAATCGGTCCTGGTTCAGCACGAGCGATCTCACATGGGGGAGAAGCCGTTCTCATGTCCTCAGTGTGAGAAGTGTTACACACGGAAGGCTTACCTTGTAGATCATCAGAAAGTGTGCAAGCTTGAGAAGCCGTCCATGTGA
- the LOC142663499 gene encoding uncharacterized protein LOC142663499 isoform X2, producing the protein MDEEKHHMTKKILNLTLEILYLLTAEDYTVVTSGDRVTPGSRPHESGGRSETQTPITEPPLHSLIHERNNEKILDLTHKIIELLTGEVPIRCQDVAVYFSMEEWEYIEDHKDLYKEVTMEDHRDRTPPCKRDLYKEAMMEDHRDRTPPGKGDLYKEAMMEDHQNRTSPGGSSSRSPPENCPRPPYSQNYPEEDHGELQDDQDEDLIHIKVEVTEEDEIDMMADEFKEEEVNVDSSPGLPCATDTSNEHLILPSNCKRTVNDFTQDYFSPDVSSILPNNDLLFNPSYDEEHSLDTSADHRDGKLYPCSDCGKYFKNRANLLRHLRIHTGEKPFPCSECGKCFTQKSGFIQHMRIHTGEKPFSCPECGKRFRLKSTLAQHQKIHTGEKPFSCLECEKWFARKSELFRHEKTYHTGSKLFLCSKCGESFAKKSDFIQHQSIHTGEKCYSCSECDKCFTRRSNLVKHQRVHTGEKPFLCSECGKSFAKKCKLDKHLKIHAGEKPFSCPECGKCFMLKFNLVTHQKIHTGEKPFSCPECGKSFSRKANLVEHQRIHMGVKRFSCSVCGKRFSHKTAVVQHERSHVGEKPFSCSECGKCFTRKASLVEHCSIHTGEKPFSCSMCGKRFSHKSVLVQHERSHMGEKPFSCPQCEKCYTRKAYLVDHQKVCKLEKPSM; encoded by the exons ATGGACGAGGAGAAACATCACATGACCAAGAAGATACTGAACCTCACCCTGGAGATCCTGTACCTGCTGACcgcagag GATTACACAGTAGTGACATCTGGTGACCGTGTGACCCCCGGCAGCCGTCCCCATGAGTCCGGAGGACGGAGCGAGACCCAGACCCCCATCACGGAGCCTCCACTTCACTCACTGATCCATGAGAGGAACAACGAGAAGATCCTGGACCTCACCCACAAGATCatcgagctgctgactggagag gttcctataagatgtcaggatgtcgccgtctatttctccatggaggagtgggagtatatagaagaccacaaggatctgtacaaggaggtcacgatggaggaccaccgggacCGCACACCACCGTGTAAGAGGGATTTGTACAAGGAggccatgatggaggaccaccgggacCGCACACCTCCGGGTAagggggatctgtacaaggaggccatgatggaggaccaccagaaccgcacatcaccgg GTGGATCCAGTAGTAGAAGTCCACCAGAGAATTGTCCCCGTCCTCCATATTCCCAGAATTATCCAGAGGAAGATCATGGTGAGCTTCAGGATGATCAG gatgaAGATCTGATTCATATTAAAGTTGAGGTTACAGAGGAAGATGAGATTGATATGATGGCTGATGAATTTAAAGAGGAGGAAGTCAATGTAGATAGCAGCCCAG GTTTACCGTGCGCTACAGATACCTCAAATGAACATCTGATTTTACCTTCAAATTGTAAAAGAACAGTTAACGATTTTACACAAGATTATTTTAGTCCAGATGTATCCTCAATCCTTCCCAATAACGATCTACTATTTAATCCCTCATATGATGAAGAACATTCCCTGGATACGAGTGCAGATCACAGGGATGGGAAATTATACCCTTGTTCCGATTGTGGAAAGTACTTCAAAAATAGAGCAAATCTTCTTCGACATCTGAGAATTCACACGGGGGAGAAGCCATTTCCATGttctgaatgtgggaaatgttttacccagaaaagtggttttattcaacaTATGAGAATTCACacgggggagaagccattttcgtGTCCTGAATGTGGGAAACGCTTTAGGCTGAAGTCGACTCTTGCTCAACATCAGAAAATTCACACGGGGGAAAAGCCGTTTTCATGTTTAGAGTGTGAAAAATGGTTTGCCAGAAAATCTGAACTTTTTAGACACGAGAAAACTTATCATACAGGCAGTAAGCTGTTTCTTTGCAGCAAGTGCGGGGAAAGTTTCGCAAAGAAATCAGATTTTATTCAACATCAAAGTATTCATACAGGAGAGAAGTGTTATTCATGTTCTGAGTGTGACAAATGCTTTACAAGAAGGTCTAACCTCGTGAAACATCAGAGAGTTCATACGGGTGAGAAGCCATTTTTGTGTTCCGAGTGCGGGAAAAGTTTTGCAAAAAAGTGTAAACTTGATAAACACCTAAAAATTCATGCTGGGGAGAAACCATTCTCATGTCCTGAATGCGGGAAATGCTTCATGTTAAAGTTTAACCTGGTTACACATCAGAAAATTCACAccggggagaagccattttcctGTCCGGAGTGTGGGAAAAGTTTCTCACGTAAAGCTAACCTTGTTGAACATCAGAGAATCCACATGGGGGTGAAGAGGTTTTCTTGCTCCGTGTGTGGAAAacggttttcccacaaaacagcTGTTGTCCAACACGAGAGAAGTCATGTAGGAGAAAAACCATTTTCTTGCTCCgagtgtgggaaatgttttacgcgGAAAGCCAGTCTGGTTGAACATTGCAGTATTCACACGGGGGAGAAGCCGTTTTCATGCTCCATGTGTGGAAAACGGTTTTCACACAAATCGGTCCTGGTTCAGCACGAGCGATCTCACATGGGGGAGAAGCCGTTCTCATGTCCTCAGTGTGAGAAGTGTTACACACGGAAGGCTTACCTTGTAGATCATCAGAAAGTGTGCAAGCTTGAGAAGCCGTCCATGTGA